One region of Camelus bactrianus isolate YW-2024 breed Bactrian camel chromosome 20, ASM4877302v1, whole genome shotgun sequence genomic DNA includes:
- the LOC141574260 gene encoding ankyrin repeat domain-containing protein 26-like isoform X2: MTGPGEGRPRTALHLACTSGQSSVVALLIQWKCDLGARDEEGKTALIKAVQCRKELCVTVLLEHGADPNLVDDCQNTALHYAVLAEDTSIAAKLLRYKANIEAINKYKYTPLLLAIRENREEMVKFLIANGANVHAVDKLQRSALMLAVHHDSPDIVKLLLEKRVNTDLLDVHGWFAGRYACNNGFKHLYRLIVDYRAGRIPNTPPQNSDLGQSSENIQGKLQLSGKDDEEEMVVELGTSNGSRMDPLKNVEQKSKKIRSDLVVEFSPRFEDISVIGISPRHDVDDSRPPSDGDLDLAPKEEATKPKTGGKENSTWTINSVLKEQADHRKLISTDGAHKIGKDATPALRFKEKKDAESSWVFKRTSKIQLPNYVDDLSGAAGLGEKNTLNGQIENSDRLLKIEDPVHSFRSIELKESDCELVRGETKKKENKMNWLHTELLKTREAKSQLKLQNVEWEQELCSMRFTSKQETKKKKNAYILYGKTKDDSKRKEKECNEQASANQQLESTARALECKPKSIRNKPNQVLEARNDAERQLSREQNARVIQDEILAHHQQKEAEKTNKMNAEDTMDFELSDPKDSSEVLPQQLPEAERQFRGQEIELHPRRDALRQTTLVLECVRRNRGEAQHSNKETEPLSQSKQGKVNKYIGKQAFLEERVFELQSENVLLRQQLDVAQNEAKSKKTILNIPEPFLDHMGKLEAMSRRVLKLEEGNKELINECQRIKERLYQYETDRAEMEACMRQLQQELTDTRKKVSMLEASLEVTAHHHTNSENEKQESERRSHQTANPNADLPAKVKSASSVLLHLGAETQRFLKEIFMKELQKKSDTLEEKTKQLEEEVVHLRHHLEMNAVERSPVERYQRETEERARRDVVEKLKELSQVVQYRQETEEQARQHIAEKLEEISQFLQAQAASQEDLLREYKRASVSQMEHRVKDLETELKSKTFQFDCNEKELEKYRQLYLEELENGMSLASQLNSANERLAAVSTELQLEKQHKSSLLGSVPARPVDGPPSDESSSTSVETERSLTRRRNFRNFSDPSTTTSDLFRMRKKLENNIDRELREAITELESKSYRLSRRLDGRVKSKSRSGFKST, translated from the exons ATgacaggcccaggagagggcaggcccag GACTGCCCTACACTTAGCCTGCACCAGCGGCCAGTCATCAGTGGTGGCTCTCCTTATCCAGTGGAAGTGTGATCTGGGTGCTCGTGACGAGGaaggcaagacagctctcatcaaG GCTGTACAATGCCGGAAAGAACTATGTGTCACTGTCCTGCTGGAACACGGAGCTGACCCAAATCTTGTGGACGACTGTCAAAACACTGCTCTCCATTACGCCGTCTTGGCTGAAGATACGTCAATTGCAGCAAAGCTGCTCCGCTATAAGGCAAATATCGAGGCGATAAACAAG TATAAATACACACCACTTTTACTCGCCATCAGGGAGAACAGAGAAGAAATGGTCAAATTTTTGATAGCGAACGGGGCAAATGTACATGCAGTCGACAAGCTGCAAAG ATCAGCACTCATGCTTGCCGTACATCATGACTCACCGGACATAGTCAAACTGCTGCTTGAGAAACGTGTTAATACCGATTTGCTAGATGTACATGGATGGTTTGCTGGACGATATGCCTGTAATAATGGCTTTAAACA CCTTTACCGACTGATTGTCGACTACAGAGCCGGAAGGATACCAAATACTCCCCCTCAAAATAGTGACCTAGGACAGAGTTCTG AGAACATCCAAGGAAAGTTGCAGTTGTCCGGCAAAGACGATGAAGAAGAAATGGTTGTCGAGTTGGGAACCAGCAATGGCAGCCGCATGGATCCACTGAAGAATGTTGAGCAGAAGAGTAAGAAGATTCGAT cgGATTTAGTGGTTGAGTTTTCACCGAGGTTTGAAGACATCTCCGTCATCGG TATTTCACCCAGACATGATGTTGATGATTCAAGGCCTCCATCGGACGGTGACTTAGATCTTGCTCCCAAG gaagaagcaacaaagccaaaaactgggggaaaagagaACAGCACTTGGACTATTAACAGTGTTCTAAAGGAGCAAGCAGATCATAGGAAATTGATTTCTACTGACGGAGCACACAAAATTGGCAAAG ATGCAACACCAGCATTaagattcaaagaaaagaaagatgcagAATCATCCTGGGTTTTTAAG cGTACCTCCAAGATTCAACTACCGAACTATGTTGATGATTTATCTGGAGCTGCAggtctaggagaaaaaaatacattaaatggacaaatagaaa attctgataggTTATTGAAAATTGAGGatccagttcattcattcagatcAATAGAACTTAAAGAATCTGACTGTGAACTAGTTAGAGGAGaaactaaaaaaaaggaaaataagatgaaCTGGCTACACACAGAGCTGTTGAAAACAAGAGAAGCAAAATCacagttaaaacttcaaaatgtggAGTGGGAACAAGAGCTCTGCAGCATGAG attcacatcaaaacaagaaacaaagaagaagaaaaatgcttatatattatatgGTAAAACTAAAGatgattcaaaaagaaaagagaaagaatgcaaTGAGCAAGCTTCCGCGAACCAACAACTTGAAAGCACTGCCCGAGCACTAGAATGCAAACCGAAGAGCATAAGGAATAAACCAAATCAG GTTTTAGAAGCACGAAATGACGCTGAGAGACAACTTTCTCGAGAGCAGAATgccagagtaatacaagatgaaatcctggcccatcatcaacaaaaggaggcagaaaagactaataaaatgaATGCTGAG GACACAATGGATTTTGAGCTGTCTGACCCAAAAGATAGCAGCGAGGTGCTTCCTCAGCAACTTCCTGAAGCTGAACGTCAATTCCGTGGCCAAGAAATTGAGCTCCATCCCAGGAGAGATGCTCTTAGACAAACGACGTTGGTATTAGAATGTGTGCGTAGAAACCGAGGCGAAGCCCAGCattcaaacaaggaaactgaaccCTTGTCTCAAAGCAAACAAGGGAAAGTCAACAAATACATTGGAAAGCAGGCATTCTTGGAGGAGAGAGTATTCGAACTACAAAGTGAAAACGTGTTGCTTCGACAGCAACTGGATGTTGCTCAAAATGAAGcgaaaagtaaaaagacaatacTTAATATCCCAGAGCCGTTTCTGGATCACATGGGAAAACTTGAAGCCATGAGCAGACGAGTTCtgaagctggaggaaggaaacaaggagtTAATCAATGAATGCCAACGTATAAAAGAAAGACTGTATCAGTATGAAACTGACAGAGCAGAAATGGAA GCCTGTATGAGACAGCTCCAGCAAGAGCTGACTGACACCCGAAAGAAAGTGTCCATGTTGGAAGCTTCCCTGGAGGTGACAGCACATCATCACACTAACTCAGAAAATGAGAAGCAGGAGTCAGAGAGGAGGTCACATCAAACTGCGAACCCA AATGCTGATCTTCCAGCAAAAGTGAAATCTGCATCTTCAGTACTTCTCCATCTGGGTGCAGAAACTCAACGTTTTCTAAAGGAGATATTTATGAAAGAATTGCAAAAGAAATCTGACACACTGGAGGAGAAGACAAAGCAGTTGGAAGAAGAAGTAGTGCACCTCAGGCATCACCTGGAAATGAACGCAGTGGAACGCAGTCCAGTGGAGCGGTACCAACGGGAGACTGAGGAGCGAGCAAGACGGGATGTAgtggaaaaactgaaagaactcagTCAAGTCGTGCAGTACAGACAGGAGACTGAAGAACAAGCAAGACAGCATATTGcagaaaaattggaagaaatcAGCCAGTTTTTACAG GCCCAAGCAGCATCTCAAGAAGACCTGTTAAGAGAGTATAAACGTGCTTCAGTAAGTCAAATGGAACACAGAGTTAAAGATCTGGAAActgaactgaaaagtaaaacttttcagtttgactgtaatgaaaaagaattggaaaaatacaGGCAGCTGTACCTGGAAGAgctagaaaatggaatgtcattgGCAAGCCAACTAAACTC GGCTAATGAGAGGCTGGCAGCAGTGAGCACTGAGCTTCAGCTGGAGAAGCAGCACAAGAGTTCTCTCCTCGGCTCTGTTCCCGCACGGCCTGTTGACGGACCGCCTTCTGATGAAAGTTCTAGTACTAGTGTAGAGACCGAAAGGAGTCTTACTCGAAGAAGGAACTTCAGGAATTTTTCAGACCCTTCGACTACCACAAGCGATCTGTTCAGG atgCGGAAGAAGTTGGAGAATAATATAGACAGAGAATTAAGAGAAG ctaTTACTGAACTTGAATCTAAGTCCTACAGACTCTCTCGTAGGCTCGATGGACGAGTCAAGTCCAAGTCCAGATCTGGTTTCAAAAGCACGTGA
- the LOC141574260 gene encoding ankyrin repeat domain-containing protein 26-like isoform X3, which produces MTGPGEGRPRTALHLACTSGQSSVVALLIQWKCDLGARDEEGKTALIKAVQCRKELCVTVLLEHGADPNLVDDCQNTALHYAVLAEDTSIAAKLLRYKANIEAINKYKYTPLLLAIRENREEMVKFLIANGANVHAVDKLQRSALMLAVHHDSPDIVKLLLEKRVNTDLLDVHGWFAGRYACNNGFKHLYRLIVDYRAGRIPNTPPQNSDLGQSSENIQGKLQLSGKDDEEEMVVELGTSNGSRMDPLKNVEQKSKKIRSDLVVEFSPRFEDISVIGISPRHDVDDSRPPSDGDLDLAPKEEATKPKTGGKENSTWTINSVLKEQADHRKLISTDGAHKIGKGDATPALRFKEKKDAESSWVFKRTSKIQLPNYVDDLSGAAGLGEKNTLNGQIENSDRLLKIEDPVHSFRSIELKESDCELVRGETKKKENKMNWLHTELLKTREAKSQLKLQNVEWEQELCSMRFTSKQETKKKKNAYILYGKTKDDSKRKEKECNEQASANQQLESTARALECKPKSIRNKPNQVLEARNDAERQLSREQNARVIQDEILAHHQQKEAEKTNKMNAEDTMDFELSDPKDSSEVLPQQLPEAERQFRGQEIELHPRRDALRQTTLVLECVRRNRGEAQHSNKETEPLSQSKQGKVNKYIGKQAFLEERVFELQSENVLLRQQLDVAQNEAKSKKTILNIPEPFLDHMGKLEAMSRRVLKLEEGNKELINECQRIKERLYQYETDRAEMEACMRQLQQELTDTRKKVSMLEASLENADLPAKVKSASSVLLHLGAETQRFLKEIFMKELQKKSDTLEEKTKQLEEEVVHLRHHLEMNAVERSPVERYQRETEERARRDVVEKLKELSQVVQYRQETEEQARQHIAEKLEEISQFLQAQAASQEDLLREYKRASVSQMEHRVKDLETELKSKTFQFDCNEKELEKYRQLYLEELENGMSLASQLNSANERLAAVSTELQLEKQHKSSLLGSVPARPVDGPPSDESSSTSVETERSLTRRRNFRNFSDPSTTTSDLFRMRKKLENNIDRELREAITELESKSYRLSRRLDGRVKSKSRSGFKST; this is translated from the exons ATgacaggcccaggagagggcaggcccag GACTGCCCTACACTTAGCCTGCACCAGCGGCCAGTCATCAGTGGTGGCTCTCCTTATCCAGTGGAAGTGTGATCTGGGTGCTCGTGACGAGGaaggcaagacagctctcatcaaG GCTGTACAATGCCGGAAAGAACTATGTGTCACTGTCCTGCTGGAACACGGAGCTGACCCAAATCTTGTGGACGACTGTCAAAACACTGCTCTCCATTACGCCGTCTTGGCTGAAGATACGTCAATTGCAGCAAAGCTGCTCCGCTATAAGGCAAATATCGAGGCGATAAACAAG TATAAATACACACCACTTTTACTCGCCATCAGGGAGAACAGAGAAGAAATGGTCAAATTTTTGATAGCGAACGGGGCAAATGTACATGCAGTCGACAAGCTGCAAAG ATCAGCACTCATGCTTGCCGTACATCATGACTCACCGGACATAGTCAAACTGCTGCTTGAGAAACGTGTTAATACCGATTTGCTAGATGTACATGGATGGTTTGCTGGACGATATGCCTGTAATAATGGCTTTAAACA CCTTTACCGACTGATTGTCGACTACAGAGCCGGAAGGATACCAAATACTCCCCCTCAAAATAGTGACCTAGGACAGAGTTCTG AGAACATCCAAGGAAAGTTGCAGTTGTCCGGCAAAGACGATGAAGAAGAAATGGTTGTCGAGTTGGGAACCAGCAATGGCAGCCGCATGGATCCACTGAAGAATGTTGAGCAGAAGAGTAAGAAGATTCGAT cgGATTTAGTGGTTGAGTTTTCACCGAGGTTTGAAGACATCTCCGTCATCGG TATTTCACCCAGACATGATGTTGATGATTCAAGGCCTCCATCGGACGGTGACTTAGATCTTGCTCCCAAG gaagaagcaacaaagccaaaaactgggggaaaagagaACAGCACTTGGACTATTAACAGTGTTCTAAAGGAGCAAGCAGATCATAGGAAATTGATTTCTACTGACGGAGCACACAAAATTGGCAAAGGTG ATGCAACACCAGCATTaagattcaaagaaaagaaagatgcagAATCATCCTGGGTTTTTAAG cGTACCTCCAAGATTCAACTACCGAACTATGTTGATGATTTATCTGGAGCTGCAggtctaggagaaaaaaatacattaaatggacaaatagaaa attctgataggTTATTGAAAATTGAGGatccagttcattcattcagatcAATAGAACTTAAAGAATCTGACTGTGAACTAGTTAGAGGAGaaactaaaaaaaaggaaaataagatgaaCTGGCTACACACAGAGCTGTTGAAAACAAGAGAAGCAAAATCacagttaaaacttcaaaatgtggAGTGGGAACAAGAGCTCTGCAGCATGAG attcacatcaaaacaagaaacaaagaagaagaaaaatgcttatatattatatgGTAAAACTAAAGatgattcaaaaagaaaagagaaagaatgcaaTGAGCAAGCTTCCGCGAACCAACAACTTGAAAGCACTGCCCGAGCACTAGAATGCAAACCGAAGAGCATAAGGAATAAACCAAATCAG GTTTTAGAAGCACGAAATGACGCTGAGAGACAACTTTCTCGAGAGCAGAATgccagagtaatacaagatgaaatcctggcccatcatcaacaaaaggaggcagaaaagactaataaaatgaATGCTGAG GACACAATGGATTTTGAGCTGTCTGACCCAAAAGATAGCAGCGAGGTGCTTCCTCAGCAACTTCCTGAAGCTGAACGTCAATTCCGTGGCCAAGAAATTGAGCTCCATCCCAGGAGAGATGCTCTTAGACAAACGACGTTGGTATTAGAATGTGTGCGTAGAAACCGAGGCGAAGCCCAGCattcaaacaaggaaactgaaccCTTGTCTCAAAGCAAACAAGGGAAAGTCAACAAATACATTGGAAAGCAGGCATTCTTGGAGGAGAGAGTATTCGAACTACAAAGTGAAAACGTGTTGCTTCGACAGCAACTGGATGTTGCTCAAAATGAAGcgaaaagtaaaaagacaatacTTAATATCCCAGAGCCGTTTCTGGATCACATGGGAAAACTTGAAGCCATGAGCAGACGAGTTCtgaagctggaggaaggaaacaaggagtTAATCAATGAATGCCAACGTATAAAAGAAAGACTGTATCAGTATGAAACTGACAGAGCAGAAATGGAA GCCTGTATGAGACAGCTCCAGCAAGAGCTGACTGACACCCGAAAGAAAGTGTCCATGTTGGAAGCTTCCCTGGAG AATGCTGATCTTCCAGCAAAAGTGAAATCTGCATCTTCAGTACTTCTCCATCTGGGTGCAGAAACTCAACGTTTTCTAAAGGAGATATTTATGAAAGAATTGCAAAAGAAATCTGACACACTGGAGGAGAAGACAAAGCAGTTGGAAGAAGAAGTAGTGCACCTCAGGCATCACCTGGAAATGAACGCAGTGGAACGCAGTCCAGTGGAGCGGTACCAACGGGAGACTGAGGAGCGAGCAAGACGGGATGTAgtggaaaaactgaaagaactcagTCAAGTCGTGCAGTACAGACAGGAGACTGAAGAACAAGCAAGACAGCATATTGcagaaaaattggaagaaatcAGCCAGTTTTTACAG GCCCAAGCAGCATCTCAAGAAGACCTGTTAAGAGAGTATAAACGTGCTTCAGTAAGTCAAATGGAACACAGAGTTAAAGATCTGGAAActgaactgaaaagtaaaacttttcagtttgactgtaatgaaaaagaattggaaaaatacaGGCAGCTGTACCTGGAAGAgctagaaaatggaatgtcattgGCAAGCCAACTAAACTC GGCTAATGAGAGGCTGGCAGCAGTGAGCACTGAGCTTCAGCTGGAGAAGCAGCACAAGAGTTCTCTCCTCGGCTCTGTTCCCGCACGGCCTGTTGACGGACCGCCTTCTGATGAAAGTTCTAGTACTAGTGTAGAGACCGAAAGGAGTCTTACTCGAAGAAGGAACTTCAGGAATTTTTCAGACCCTTCGACTACCACAAGCGATCTGTTCAGG atgCGGAAGAAGTTGGAGAATAATATAGACAGAGAATTAAGAGAAG ctaTTACTGAACTTGAATCTAAGTCCTACAGACTCTCTCGTAGGCTCGATGGACGAGTCAAGTCCAAGTCCAGATCTGGTTTCAAAAGCACGTGA
- the LOC141574260 gene encoding ankyrin repeat domain-containing protein 26-like isoform X1 — protein sequence MTGPGEGRPRTALHLACTSGQSSVVALLIQWKCDLGARDEEGKTALIKAVQCRKELCVTVLLEHGADPNLVDDCQNTALHYAVLAEDTSIAAKLLRYKANIEAINKYKYTPLLLAIRENREEMVKFLIANGANVHAVDKLQRSALMLAVHHDSPDIVKLLLEKRVNTDLLDVHGWFAGRYACNNGFKHLYRLIVDYRAGRIPNTPPQNSDLGQSSENIQGKLQLSGKDDEEEMVVELGTSNGSRMDPLKNVEQKSKKIRSDLVVEFSPRFEDISVIGISPRHDVDDSRPPSDGDLDLAPKEEATKPKTGGKENSTWTINSVLKEQADHRKLISTDGAHKIGKGDATPALRFKEKKDAESSWVFKRTSKIQLPNYVDDLSGAAGLGEKNTLNGQIENSDRLLKIEDPVHSFRSIELKESDCELVRGETKKKENKMNWLHTELLKTREAKSQLKLQNVEWEQELCSMRFTSKQETKKKKNAYILYGKTKDDSKRKEKECNEQASANQQLESTARALECKPKSIRNKPNQVLEARNDAERQLSREQNARVIQDEILAHHQQKEAEKTNKMNAEDTMDFELSDPKDSSEVLPQQLPEAERQFRGQEIELHPRRDALRQTTLVLECVRRNRGEAQHSNKETEPLSQSKQGKVNKYIGKQAFLEERVFELQSENVLLRQQLDVAQNEAKSKKTILNIPEPFLDHMGKLEAMSRRVLKLEEGNKELINECQRIKERLYQYETDRAEMEACMRQLQQELTDTRKKVSMLEASLEVTAHHHTNSENEKQESERRSHQTANPNADLPAKVKSASSVLLHLGAETQRFLKEIFMKELQKKSDTLEEKTKQLEEEVVHLRHHLEMNAVERSPVERYQRETEERARRDVVEKLKELSQVVQYRQETEEQARQHIAEKLEEISQFLQAQAASQEDLLREYKRASVSQMEHRVKDLETELKSKTFQFDCNEKELEKYRQLYLEELENGMSLASQLNSANERLAAVSTELQLEKQHKSSLLGSVPARPVDGPPSDESSSTSVETERSLTRRRNFRNFSDPSTTTSDLFRMRKKLENNIDRELREAITELESKSYRLSRRLDGRVKSKSRSGFKST from the exons ATgacaggcccaggagagggcaggcccag GACTGCCCTACACTTAGCCTGCACCAGCGGCCAGTCATCAGTGGTGGCTCTCCTTATCCAGTGGAAGTGTGATCTGGGTGCTCGTGACGAGGaaggcaagacagctctcatcaaG GCTGTACAATGCCGGAAAGAACTATGTGTCACTGTCCTGCTGGAACACGGAGCTGACCCAAATCTTGTGGACGACTGTCAAAACACTGCTCTCCATTACGCCGTCTTGGCTGAAGATACGTCAATTGCAGCAAAGCTGCTCCGCTATAAGGCAAATATCGAGGCGATAAACAAG TATAAATACACACCACTTTTACTCGCCATCAGGGAGAACAGAGAAGAAATGGTCAAATTTTTGATAGCGAACGGGGCAAATGTACATGCAGTCGACAAGCTGCAAAG ATCAGCACTCATGCTTGCCGTACATCATGACTCACCGGACATAGTCAAACTGCTGCTTGAGAAACGTGTTAATACCGATTTGCTAGATGTACATGGATGGTTTGCTGGACGATATGCCTGTAATAATGGCTTTAAACA CCTTTACCGACTGATTGTCGACTACAGAGCCGGAAGGATACCAAATACTCCCCCTCAAAATAGTGACCTAGGACAGAGTTCTG AGAACATCCAAGGAAAGTTGCAGTTGTCCGGCAAAGACGATGAAGAAGAAATGGTTGTCGAGTTGGGAACCAGCAATGGCAGCCGCATGGATCCACTGAAGAATGTTGAGCAGAAGAGTAAGAAGATTCGAT cgGATTTAGTGGTTGAGTTTTCACCGAGGTTTGAAGACATCTCCGTCATCGG TATTTCACCCAGACATGATGTTGATGATTCAAGGCCTCCATCGGACGGTGACTTAGATCTTGCTCCCAAG gaagaagcaacaaagccaaaaactgggggaaaagagaACAGCACTTGGACTATTAACAGTGTTCTAAAGGAGCAAGCAGATCATAGGAAATTGATTTCTACTGACGGAGCACACAAAATTGGCAAAGGTG ATGCAACACCAGCATTaagattcaaagaaaagaaagatgcagAATCATCCTGGGTTTTTAAG cGTACCTCCAAGATTCAACTACCGAACTATGTTGATGATTTATCTGGAGCTGCAggtctaggagaaaaaaatacattaaatggacaaatagaaa attctgataggTTATTGAAAATTGAGGatccagttcattcattcagatcAATAGAACTTAAAGAATCTGACTGTGAACTAGTTAGAGGAGaaactaaaaaaaaggaaaataagatgaaCTGGCTACACACAGAGCTGTTGAAAACAAGAGAAGCAAAATCacagttaaaacttcaaaatgtggAGTGGGAACAAGAGCTCTGCAGCATGAG attcacatcaaaacaagaaacaaagaagaagaaaaatgcttatatattatatgGTAAAACTAAAGatgattcaaaaagaaaagagaaagaatgcaaTGAGCAAGCTTCCGCGAACCAACAACTTGAAAGCACTGCCCGAGCACTAGAATGCAAACCGAAGAGCATAAGGAATAAACCAAATCAG GTTTTAGAAGCACGAAATGACGCTGAGAGACAACTTTCTCGAGAGCAGAATgccagagtaatacaagatgaaatcctggcccatcatcaacaaaaggaggcagaaaagactaataaaatgaATGCTGAG GACACAATGGATTTTGAGCTGTCTGACCCAAAAGATAGCAGCGAGGTGCTTCCTCAGCAACTTCCTGAAGCTGAACGTCAATTCCGTGGCCAAGAAATTGAGCTCCATCCCAGGAGAGATGCTCTTAGACAAACGACGTTGGTATTAGAATGTGTGCGTAGAAACCGAGGCGAAGCCCAGCattcaaacaaggaaactgaaccCTTGTCTCAAAGCAAACAAGGGAAAGTCAACAAATACATTGGAAAGCAGGCATTCTTGGAGGAGAGAGTATTCGAACTACAAAGTGAAAACGTGTTGCTTCGACAGCAACTGGATGTTGCTCAAAATGAAGcgaaaagtaaaaagacaatacTTAATATCCCAGAGCCGTTTCTGGATCACATGGGAAAACTTGAAGCCATGAGCAGACGAGTTCtgaagctggaggaaggaaacaaggagtTAATCAATGAATGCCAACGTATAAAAGAAAGACTGTATCAGTATGAAACTGACAGAGCAGAAATGGAA GCCTGTATGAGACAGCTCCAGCAAGAGCTGACTGACACCCGAAAGAAAGTGTCCATGTTGGAAGCTTCCCTGGAGGTGACAGCACATCATCACACTAACTCAGAAAATGAGAAGCAGGAGTCAGAGAGGAGGTCACATCAAACTGCGAACCCA AATGCTGATCTTCCAGCAAAAGTGAAATCTGCATCTTCAGTACTTCTCCATCTGGGTGCAGAAACTCAACGTTTTCTAAAGGAGATATTTATGAAAGAATTGCAAAAGAAATCTGACACACTGGAGGAGAAGACAAAGCAGTTGGAAGAAGAAGTAGTGCACCTCAGGCATCACCTGGAAATGAACGCAGTGGAACGCAGTCCAGTGGAGCGGTACCAACGGGAGACTGAGGAGCGAGCAAGACGGGATGTAgtggaaaaactgaaagaactcagTCAAGTCGTGCAGTACAGACAGGAGACTGAAGAACAAGCAAGACAGCATATTGcagaaaaattggaagaaatcAGCCAGTTTTTACAG GCCCAAGCAGCATCTCAAGAAGACCTGTTAAGAGAGTATAAACGTGCTTCAGTAAGTCAAATGGAACACAGAGTTAAAGATCTGGAAActgaactgaaaagtaaaacttttcagtttgactgtaatgaaaaagaattggaaaaatacaGGCAGCTGTACCTGGAAGAgctagaaaatggaatgtcattgGCAAGCCAACTAAACTC GGCTAATGAGAGGCTGGCAGCAGTGAGCACTGAGCTTCAGCTGGAGAAGCAGCACAAGAGTTCTCTCCTCGGCTCTGTTCCCGCACGGCCTGTTGACGGACCGCCTTCTGATGAAAGTTCTAGTACTAGTGTAGAGACCGAAAGGAGTCTTACTCGAAGAAGGAACTTCAGGAATTTTTCAGACCCTTCGACTACCACAAGCGATCTGTTCAGG atgCGGAAGAAGTTGGAGAATAATATAGACAGAGAATTAAGAGAAG ctaTTACTGAACTTGAATCTAAGTCCTACAGACTCTCTCGTAGGCTCGATGGACGAGTCAAGTCCAAGTCCAGATCTGGTTTCAAAAGCACGTGA